In Synechococcus sp. KORDI-100, a single window of DNA contains:
- a CDS encoding sugar ABC transporter, with translation MTKSIPPNQSPSDSPLPRPIEDGASPSSLLFPKSIIQDAASNLQLEDTWRQRALRVLKGIFTPRTAVLGFIGLSAIYSFNIGRTRYTSVSEFVVQQPTPMNNTANTILGAGTAVPQAINSLLDGQYLKVYLASPDIKKKIYPEMRQLEMLYAPERPDLWAGLPANSDFNQQVDFFRRQLSVQPQPLSGSIVLRTHGFQPEQALALNESLLRQSQKFVNEVNQSISADQQEFAQKELQISQEELKKAKQKLQDFQDQYGQLSPEVEQQTTSSFIAQLESNLVDLKVELATLKRRYIDPSSPEVAYVADQVQELERQIREERQKAVGANGRDLNKLTSQAESLKADVEFATTALEAARLAVDNSRRESQRQAKFIVMLSKPQLPTSEDMNWRWQFFLASIGIVVVGWAVGGFVVAAMKKQ, from the coding sequence ATGACTAAATCAATACCGCCCAATCAGAGTCCTTCCGATTCTCCTCTCCCAAGGCCGATTGAGGATGGGGCATCACCTTCCTCATTACTTTTCCCAAAATCAATTATTCAGGACGCTGCATCAAATCTTCAACTGGAAGATACGTGGCGTCAGCGTGCTCTAAGAGTCCTTAAAGGGATTTTTACTCCGCGCACCGCTGTTCTTGGATTTATTGGCCTATCGGCAATTTACTCATTCAATATTGGTCGAACACGTTATACATCGGTGTCTGAATTTGTCGTTCAGCAGCCGACGCCGATGAATAACACCGCCAACACAATCCTTGGTGCTGGCACGGCTGTTCCTCAGGCGATTAACTCTTTGCTTGATGGTCAATATCTAAAAGTTTATCTGGCATCACCTGATATTAAAAAGAAAATCTACCCGGAGATGCGGCAACTCGAAATGCTGTATGCACCCGAGCGCCCAGATCTATGGGCAGGATTGCCCGCCAATAGTGACTTTAATCAGCAAGTTGACTTTTTCAGGAGGCAACTCAGCGTTCAACCTCAACCTTTGAGTGGATCGATCGTCCTCAGGACCCATGGTTTTCAGCCAGAGCAGGCTCTCGCGCTTAACGAATCACTCCTCAGACAGTCCCAGAAGTTTGTCAACGAGGTTAACCAGTCAATCAGTGCTGATCAACAGGAGTTTGCACAGAAGGAGTTGCAAATATCCCAAGAAGAGTTGAAGAAAGCCAAGCAGAAATTACAGGATTTTCAGGATCAATATGGTCAGCTGAGCCCGGAGGTTGAACAACAAACAACATCTTCATTTATTGCGCAGCTTGAATCGAATCTTGTTGATTTAAAAGTTGAACTGGCAACTCTTAAGCGTCGCTACATTGACCCCTCGTCTCCAGAGGTCGCGTATGTTGCAGATCAAGTGCAGGAGTTGGAGCGGCAAATTCGTGAAGAGAGGCAAAAGGCAGTCGGTGCAAATGGCCGAGATCTCAATAAATTGACCTCTCAGGCAGAATCCCTCAAGGCTGATGTTGAGTTCGCCACCACGGCCTTGGAAGCAGCCCGGCTTGCGGTTGATAACAGTCGCCGTGAAAGCCAGAGACAAGCAAAATTCATTGTGATGCTCAGCAAGCCACAATTGCCCACCTCAGAGGATATGAACTGGCGTTGGCAATTCTTCCTGGCATCGATAGGGATTGTCGTTGTTGGTTGGGCTGTTGGTGGTTTTGTTGTTGCTGCAATGAAGAAGCAGTAA
- a CDS encoding ABC transporter permease → MLEFLRTLISKLQSQLAVILAISVYERERRAADSPFGAWEALIQPLQMLLFLLIIRVGLKYLISGSSVLSVDLTTVSADLYFDPFTFLVTGLSLVFLFRTVALKSINGLKLKAPLFYMRVKPLDILLASALNDVRALASMSVITLILSWCIRWTFQFDRPGLAISVYLLTVIMAVGFGVCITFVGQFVPALKRIVKRILQRLIIWTSGIFFATFELAPQVRPLITWNPILHGVELFRFSINDSYPTPAISFQYLLICSLACASFALILYRVNESMLLISSDD, encoded by the coding sequence ATGCTCGAATTTTTAAGGACGTTAATTTCAAAATTGCAATCTCAGCTTGCTGTGATTTTGGCGATTTCTGTTTACGAAAGAGAGCGCAGGGCCGCTGACAGCCCTTTTGGTGCTTGGGAGGCATTGATTCAGCCCCTTCAGATGTTGCTGTTTTTGTTGATCATTCGTGTTGGTCTTAAATATCTCATCAGTGGTTCAAGCGTTCTCAGCGTTGATTTAACAACCGTCAGTGCTGATCTTTATTTTGATCCGTTCACGTTTCTTGTAACAGGCCTCTCACTTGTCTTCCTGTTTAGGACTGTGGCCTTGAAATCAATCAACGGGCTCAAGTTGAAAGCCCCACTGTTCTACATGCGTGTGAAGCCGCTTGATATTCTTCTGGCATCGGCACTGAATGATGTTCGGGCTCTGGCTTCGATGTCAGTCATCACGTTGATCCTGAGTTGGTGTATCAGGTGGACATTCCAGTTTGATCGCCCTGGATTGGCAATCAGCGTCTATTTGCTCACAGTCATCATGGCTGTTGGATTTGGTGTCTGTATCACATTTGTGGGCCAATTCGTCCCAGCTTTGAAGAGAATTGTTAAACGGATATTACAGCGCCTGATTATCTGGACGTCGGGCATCTTTTTTGCAACGTTTGAATTAGCTCCTCAAGTCAGGCCCTTGATCACTTGGAATCCGATTCTCCATGGTGTTGAGCTATTCCGATTTTCGATCAATGATTCCTATCCCACCCCCGCCATCTCGTTTCAATATCTGCTGATCTGCTCGTTGGCATGTGCTAGTTTTGCTCTGATCTTGTACAGGGTGAACGAGTCCATGTTGCTGATCAGCAGCGATGACTAA
- a CDS encoding DUF1997 domain-containing protein — protein sequence MTLRCADTHVCEVSIRSADRRTLVDLLSDPQATMEALLDRKKLTSLPGHRFRYQSSPYRILSFNLQPEVVFAAVWTGQALQIEFERCEIHGLGGVQKAVSFECRATLTPFESLIRASASAELALASRQALFILPDAMILSIGRKSLQLVFARLERRCQKRLRKAVMQRR from the coding sequence ATGACGCTGCGCTGTGCAGACACGCATGTCTGTGAGGTTTCGATCCGTTCAGCTGACCGGCGAACGCTGGTGGATCTGCTGTCGGATCCACAGGCAACCATGGAGGCTTTGCTGGATCGCAAGAAGCTGACATCGTTACCCGGACATCGCTTCCGTTACCAATCAAGCCCCTACAGAATTCTGAGTTTCAATCTTCAACCTGAGGTTGTCTTTGCCGCTGTCTGGACGGGGCAGGCACTTCAGATTGAATTTGAGCGTTGTGAGATTCACGGCCTTGGTGGCGTTCAAAAAGCAGTGAGCTTTGAATGCAGAGCCACACTGACGCCATTCGAATCGCTGATCAGAGCCAGTGCCAGTGCAGAATTGGCTCTGGCCAGTCGCCAGGCATTGTTCATCCTGCCCGACGCGATGATTCTTTCCATCGGTCGAAAGTCCTTGCAGCTTGTGTTTGCCAGATTGGAACGTCGATGCCAAAAGAGATTGCGAAAAGCCGTGATGCAGAGACGATGA